The genomic stretch TGTGTCGACATTTCTGCTCGCGCGGCGCTTAAAGAGATGGTTCTGCCCGGTGTTGTCGCCGTTGTGGCCCCTGTGGTCATCGGTTTCGTCCTTGGCGCCGAAGCCCTCGGTGGCATGCTGGCTGGCGCCACGGTTGCTGGTGTTTTGCTGGCGCTGATGATGTCCAATGGCGGCGGGGCTTGGGATAACGCCAAGAAATACATTGAAAAAGGTGAGCTCGCTGGTGAGAAAAAAGGTGGCGAGGCGCATAAGGCTGCAGTTGTCGGTGACACTGTTGGCGACCCGTTCAAAGATACTTCCGGTCCGGCCATGAATATTCTCATCAAGCTGATGAGCGTAGTGGCCCTCGTCATTGCGCCTCTGCTCGTCTAAATCGGGGCTATACGCCCATTGGTTAAACATGGATAGCCGGGACACCGTTCCCGGCTATCTTCTTTTATAGTGAGAACGTAAAGCATGGGTTTTAAGTGCGGTATTGTTGGTTTGCCCAACGTAGGTAAATCCACTATTTTCAACGCCATCACTTCGGCCGGGGCCGAATCGGCCAATTACCCTTTCTGTACCATCGAGCCCAACGTGGGGGTGGTGAGTGTCCCTGATGCCCGCCTGGATCAGTTGGCTGCTATCGTTCACCCTGAGCGCGTCGTGCCGACCACCATGGAGTTTGTCGATATCGCCGGACTGGTCAAGGGGGCAAGCCGCGGCGAAGGCCTGGGGAATCAGTTTCTTGGGCACATTCGACAGGTCGATGCCATTGCGCATATTGTGCGCTGCTTCGAGGATGACAACGTCGTCCATGTCGACGGCTCTGTCGATCCCCTGCGGGATGTTGAGGTTATTCAGACTGAATTGAACCTGGCTGACCTGGATTCGGTTGAGAAAAGAATTTCCCGCACGGAAAAGCAGGCCAAAAGCGGCGACAAAAAAATGCAGGAAGAACTCGCGGTCCTGCGCAAGGTTCAGGAGACTCTTAATGGCGGGCAGCCAGCTCGGGCGACAGAGCTCTCCGTCGAAGAAAAGCGGATTCTTCGGGATCTGCACCTGATTACTGCCAAGCCCGTCCTCTATGTCGCCAATGTCGGGGAAGACGATCTGGGGGGGGAGCATCCTTTTGTGGAAAAACTCCGCCACTTCGCTGCCGATCAACAAGCCGAGATGGTAATGATCTGCGGCAAAATCGAGGCGGAAATTGCTGAACTCGATGCCGATGAGAAGACTGATTTTCTCAGTGAAATGGGTCTTTCTGAGTCAGGTCTTGATCGCATGATTTCCGCTGGCTATCAACTGCTTGGCCTGATTACCTATTTTACGGCTGGCGTCAAGGAGGTTCGAGCCTGGACCATTGCTGAGGGAACCAAGGCCCCCGGCGCTGCCGGCGTAATTCATACCGATTTTGAAAAAGGTTTTATCCGCGCCGAGGTTACCGCCTTTCATGATTTTATTACTTCAGGTGGCGAGGCTGGTGCCAAAGAAAAAGGCCTGATGCGACTCGAAGGCAAGGAGTATGTCGTCAAAGATGGTGATGTCATGCACTTTCGATTTAACGTCTGAGCCGCTTAAAGATTGAAAATAATCTTGACTTGTGATAAAAAGTCAAATTTGTCTAAGAACGGGTGCCGCTGTGGTGCCCGCTCCTTGCTCCGGATTGGTGCCGGGGCTATTTAACCCACGAGGAGGTAACACGAATGCGTACCTACGAAACAATCTACATCGTCAACCCCGAAGCGACCGGCGATGCCTATGCCGCGATCGTTGACAAGTTCAAGGGAGTCCTGACCGAACAGGGCGCCAGCATCATCAAGGTGGATGAATGGGGTGTCCGCAAAATGGCCTATCCCATTAAGAAACAAACCCGCGGAAGTTATGTCTTGACTGTATTCGAGGCTCAGCCCGAGGTCATCAAGGAATTCGAGCGCCGCATGCGGATTGATGAGACCATCATGAAGTTTCAGACGGTGTACCTGGAAAAGGGGTTTGAAGCCTCTGCTCCTGCCGAGGCGCAAGAGGCTGAAGCAGCAGTCGACCAGGAAGAAGAAGCGGAATAAATCTCTCGAACTGACAACGTGACCATCTATACGGAGGATATAACAAATGGCTATTGAAAAACCCGCTGGAAGAAGACCTGCAGGCGCAGGAGCGCCGAGAAGACGTTTTGTCCGTCGCAAGGGCTGCCGCTTCTGTGCCGACAAGACCATGAAGATTGATTATAAAGAAATCCGCACCCTGCGCTATTTTATTTCCGAGCGCGGTAAAATCGTGCCCCGACGTATTTCCGGTAACTGCGCCGAGCATCAGCGCAAGGTGTGCGAGGCTATCAAGCGAGCCCGCAATATCGCTCTGCTGCCCTTCACCGCCGGACATGCCATTGACTAAGGTGGCTACAGGACGAGAGCGTTAACATGGGACAGCGCGGGCTCTTTTTTTTCGGGAGTATCGTTCTGACCATCTTGTTGCAGATGGTCTCGTCCGCTTTGGGTGCAGGAGGCGTGCTGCTGGCTCTGCTGGTGCCGTTTCCCGCAGCCTATGTACATATGAGGTTTGGGGCACAGCTGGGGGGAGGTGTTGTCGCTGCCACGACGCTTCTATTGGCCGTTACCGGTGACCCCGCCGCTTCGCTGGGTTATTTTCTCCAGTTTGGCCTGGCTTCCTTTCTGCTGCCTCTGCTCCTGCGCCGACTCTGGCCGTGGGACCGGGCTGTGATTCTTACAACCCTGAGCCTGGTTGTTCTAGCTGCCATGGCACTCGGACTTTATGCGGGCAGCAAAGGGATATCGGTTAAGCAGATTGCCGCCGATTATGTACAGAAAGAGGTCGATCAGGCACTGCAGGTATACCAGCAGTCTGAAGTTACACCCCAACAGACGGCAGAACTCGAGCAGATGCTCCGGGGTCTCGAGGATTTTCTTTTACAGGCCTACCCGGCGTTGGCCATCACGGTAACCTGGGGGATTCTGCTGTTGCTGGTTTATCTTCTCTCGCGATTTTCTCGTGGGAGGTATGCCATACCCGGTCCACCCTTTCATTTGTGGAAGGCATCTCCGCTTCTGGTCTGGATCCTGATCGGAGGAGGATTTGGTGTGGTGCTGTTCAACGGTCTTATTGATGTTGTTTCACTCAACCTGCTGGCGGTTGTGCTGCCGATCTATTTTTTGCAAGGATTGGCTATTGTCAGCTACTTTTTTATCCGGAAGAATATTTCAACCGGTTTCAGGGTCATGGGATATCTTCTCATTTTTTTTCTCAACCCATTGCCTATGGTTGTCACCGGCTTTGGAATTTTCGATTTATGGGCGGATTTCAGAAAACCCAAAATTAAAGAAACGTAGATCCTTTTCAGGAGGAGATCGATGGAAATCATCCTTACAGAGAACGTAGAAAACCTCGGCAATATCGGTGACTTGGTTAAAGTAAAGCCCGGTTATGCTCGTAATTACCTGGTCCCCCGCGGTCTGGCCATGGAAGCCAACACCCGGAACATCAAAGAACTTGAGCATCAGAAGCGTCAGATGGCCCGCAAAATGGAGAAGATTACCGATGCGGCCAATCTCCTTAAGGGGAAAATCGAGGCGGCTACCTGTGTGATCAGCCACCGGGCCGGCGAGGAAGGCAAGCTTTATGGCGCCGTCACCACGATGGAAATTGAAGCTAAGCTCAAGGAAGCCGGGATTGAGATTGATCGTAAAAAGATTCAGCTCGATGAGCCGATCAAAACACTCGGAACCCACGAGGTGCCTGTTAAGCTGCAAGCCGGCATTGTGGCCACTATCAAGGTCAACGTTGTCGCCGCCGAGTAAAATGTTCTCCAAAAGGGGAGGGAGCAGTCGTTCCTTCCCCTTTCTTCTTTTTCTCTTTTCACCTGCGACCCGGTGTTGATGAATGGATAAATTACCGTCTCATCGGCTTCCTCCCCAATATCTCGAAGGGGAAATGTCTGTTCTCGGTGGCATTCTCCTCGAAAACCAGGCGCTGAACAAGGCACTGGAAATCCTTGTGCCTGACGATTTTTATCGGGAAAGCCATCGAAAAATCTTCAAAACCTTGATTGACCTCTCTGAACGCGGGGAGCCTGCCGATCTGGTTACTCTCAGCGCCGCTCTCCAGCAAAATGGCGAACTTGACGCGGTCGGAGGGGGGAGTTACCTCGCCACCCTGGTTGATTACGTTCCCACTGCCGCCAACATTACCTACTACTGTCGTCTGGTCAAAGAAAAAGCCATGGCCCGCCATCTGATCGAGGTGGCTACTGAAATCGCGACCCGCGGCTATGAGGGGGGGGACATGGAGTCTACTCTCGATTGGGCGGAAAAATCGATTTTCGATATCACCGGGATGAAGACCCGGCCATCCTATTTTTCGACCAAAGAGATTCTGAAGGACACCTTTAAAGCGATAGAGAAGCTCTACGATCGCAAAGAGTTGGTCACCGGTGTTCCTACGGGATTTCTGGATCTTGATCAGATGACCGCGGGCCTGCAGGGTGGGGATCTGATCATCATTGCGGCACGTCCTTCGATGGGAAAGACCGCTTTTGTTCTCAACCTGGTGGAAAACGCCGCCGTCCACGCCAAGACCGTCACCCCGTCAATCGTCTTTTCTCTGGAAATGAGCAAAGAGCAGTTGGTGCAGAGGATGCTCTGCTCCATTGCCAAGGTCGACGCCAGCCGTTTGCGCACCGGCCACCTGGGAGACTCTGACTGGCCCAAGCTTACCAATGGTGCCGGTTTTCTAAGTGAAGCCCCCATCTATATCGATGACACCCCCGCCATTTCTATTCTCGAGCTGCGGGCCAAGTGCCGCCGCTTGAAAGCGGATAAGGGCCTCGGGCTTATCGTGGTTGACTATCTTCAGCTCATGCGCGGCCACAACGCCGAAAACCGTCAGCAGGAAATATCGGAGATATCCCGTTCGCTTAAAGCGCTGGCCAAGGAACTTAATGTGCCCGTCATTGCGCTCTCTCAGCTCAATCGTTCATTGGAAAATCGTACCGATAAGCGTCCCATTATGGCTGATTTGCGTGAGTCGGGTGCAATCGAGCAGGATGCCGACGTGATCATGTTCATTTACCGTGAGGCGGTTTACTGCGAAGCGTGTAAAAAGCGCGACAATTCCTGTGAAAAAGGGCATGAAAAAGATGCAGAAATTGTTATTGGTAAGCAGCGTAACGGTCCCATCGGGACCGTGCATCTGACCTTTCGTGGTGAATACACCCGTTTTGAAAATCAGACCAGAAGGGACGATGGCGCCTAGGTTACGCTCTGTCCTTCTCGATATGAAGATAGCCCCTGGAGACAAGTTCCCCAGGGGCTATCTTTTTAAGACGCAAAGGAATGGCAGTAATCAGTCCTTTTTAACATCGATTTCCAAGGTCTGAATCTTTTTCCTCAAGGTGTTGCGATTGATCCCCAGAATGTCGGCGGCCTTCACCTGGTTGCCGCGACATTTTTCCAGAACGATGCGGATCAGGGGCCTTTCCATCTGATGAAGGACCATTTCATATAGATTATTCAGTTCGTGAACCTCGACCTGGAAAAGGGCGGATCGCAATTTGTTGGCAATGAGGGTTTCGAGAGAATTGCCGTTGTCTTCCTCCGGGCCGGTCGGAGCGAGAAAGGAGAAGTCGGCAGGGGTAAGGAGCGGATCGGGTGACAGCAGAACGGCCCGTTTAATGGCGTTTTCCAGTTCTCGCACATTGCCCGGCCAGTTGTGGCCTTGCAGGAGGGAGAGGGCTTCGGTCGTACATCCCTGGGTGCTCACTCCGAACTCTTCGCGACTCCGGCCGATGAAAAACTCGGCGAGAAGGGGGATGTCGTCTTTTCTTTCCCGCAGGGGAGACAGGTGAAGCGGCACGACATTGAGACGGTAAAAGAGATCCTCACGGAATTCCCGCGCCTGTACCCTGGCGTTAAGGTCCTGGTTCGTGGCGGCAACGATACGCACATCGATCGCAATCGGCGTGGTTCCTCCCATGCGGGTGATTTCCTTTTCCTGAAGGACGCGCAGGAGTTTCGCCTGCAGATCCAGTGGCATGTCCCCGATTTCATCGAGAAAAATGGTGCCGCCATTGGCCTGCTCGAATTTACCCGTTTTCCGTTCAACGGCTCCGGTAAAAGCTCCTTTTTCAAAGCCGAAAAGTTCGCTCTCCAGCAGATCGCGAGGGATAGCTGCGCAGTTGATGGCGACAAAAGGTTTGCCCAGTCGCGAGCTATTGAAGTGGATGGCCCGGGCCATAAGTTCCTTGCCGGTGCCGCTCTCGCCCGTGATGAGGACCGTCACGTCGGAAGGGGCTATTTTGCCGAGGATTTTGTAGGTTTCCTGCATGGCCCGGCTCTTGCCGATGATGGTTCGGTCGACTTTGTAATGATCTTTCAGTTCGTCCCGTAGACGATGGACCTCGTCGGTTACAGTCGAAGCTTTTTCCGCCTTCATGATCGTGGCGTCCAGCGCGTCAAGATCAAAAGGCTTGGTAATGTAATCGTAGGCGCCGCCCTTCATGGCGTCTACCGCGTTTTTCATGGAGTTCTCCGCCGTCATGATGATGACCAGGGTGGCGGGCTTTTCCGCGAGGAATCGGGACAGCAGTTCCAGGCCGCTTATTTCCGGCATTTTAATGTCAAGAATGGCCAGGTCGTAATGATGCTGCCGGAAGAGGCTCAGTGCCTCTTGGCCATCCGCGGCGAGATCGACCGTCAGGCCTTTTTTGGACAGGGCTTTAGAAAGTACCCAGCGGATGCTTTCTTCATCGTCGGCCACAAGAATACGGCGAATGGGCATGATTCCTCTCCCGATCTGTCGTTGTATGACGTCATTGGTTTTAACGAAAAGCTATCAATCAGCTTTCCGCTTTTGCTGTCTCGTCGCGATCTTTCGATTGACGGATGAACGGTAAGGAGACGGCGAATGTAGTCCCTTGACCTGCAGTGCTGGTCACCTTGAGAAATCCCTGATGTTGTCGGACGATTTTCTGGCAGGTAGCCAGGCCGAGCCCGGTCCCTTTGGTTTTGGTCGTGAAAAAAGGCGTGAAGACCTTGTCGACCAGGTCGGGGGCAATCCCTTTGCCATTGTCAGTCACTTCGACCACAATCAGGGGGACAGGCCTGTTTCCCGTCTGGGTCAGATGAAAATCCGATGCGACTCGGGTGGTGATTTCAATCTGGCCTTTTTCATCAATCGCTTCAGCAGCATTCTTGATTAGATTCAAGAAAAGCTGGGTAAGCAGATCGCGGTCCCCCAAGATGGGGGGGATGCTTGGGTCGAGCCGCAAGACAAAGTCAAGTTTTTTGTCTCGCTGGGCTTCCTGCTGGAAAATGACGATGTCGCGGATGACCTGAGCAAGATTCACTTCTTCAAGCACCGGCAAGCGGGGACAGGTCAGGTCCATGAGTTCCTCGATGATGCGGTTGATTCTTTCCGCCTCCCGAGTCATGATCCGGGCATATTCCTGCAAAGGGCTATCCTCAGGGAGTTCCATGACCAGCAGTTGAGAGGCGCCCTTAATGCCCCCCAGGGGATTCTTTATCTCGTGGGCCAGACCGGCGGCAAGGGTTGACAGCATGCCAAGCCGATCAGTTTGTCTTACCGCATCTTCAAGCTCTCTGACCCTGCTTAGGTCTCGAAGAATGAGCACCGCGCCATCCTGCTCACCCTGGGGGGAAAAAATCGGCGCGCAGGACAGACTTACGGGAAGAGAGGCCATGCCGGGCCGGTTG from Desulfuromonas sp. KJ2020 encodes the following:
- the rpsF gene encoding 30S ribosomal protein S6 translates to MRTYETIYIVNPEATGDAYAAIVDKFKGVLTEQGASIIKVDEWGVRKMAYPIKKQTRGSYVLTVFEAQPEVIKEFERRMRIDETIMKFQTVYLEKGFEASAPAEAQEAEAAVDQEEEAE
- the ychF gene encoding redox-regulated ATPase YchF, whose product is MGFKCGIVGLPNVGKSTIFNAITSAGAESANYPFCTIEPNVGVVSVPDARLDQLAAIVHPERVVPTTMEFVDIAGLVKGASRGEGLGNQFLGHIRQVDAIAHIVRCFEDDNVVHVDGSVDPLRDVEVIQTELNLADLDSVEKRISRTEKQAKSGDKKMQEELAVLRKVQETLNGGQPARATELSVEEKRILRDLHLITAKPVLYVANVGEDDLGGEHPFVEKLRHFAADQQAEMVMICGKIEAEIAELDADEKTDFLSEMGLSESGLDRMISAGYQLLGLITYFTAGVKEVRAWTIAEGTKAPGAAGVIHTDFEKGFIRAEVTAFHDFITSGGEAGAKEKGLMRLEGKEYVVKDGDVMHFRFNV
- a CDS encoding nitrogen regulation protein NR(II) encodes the protein MGRESGPPEDLQLYLRILESIDRGVIAINRRERISFINPAAQAFVGLSERQGVGRHYEQIFIGQPAVIRLIQTAMREGRSISDHENIFLNRPGMASLPVSLSCAPIFSPQGEQDGAVLILRDLSRVRELEDAVRQTDRLGMLSTLAAGLAHEIKNPLGGIKGASQLLVMELPEDSPLQEYARIMTREAERINRIIEELMDLTCPRLPVLEEVNLAQVIRDIVIFQQEAQRDKKLDFVLRLDPSIPPILGDRDLLTQLFLNLIKNAAEAIDEKGQIEITTRVASDFHLTQTGNRPVPLIVVEVTDNGKGIAPDLVDKVFTPFFTTKTKGTGLGLATCQKIVRQHQGFLKVTSTAGQGTTFAVSLPFIRQSKDRDETAKAES
- a CDS encoding DUF2232 domain-containing protein, translating into MGQRGLFFFGSIVLTILLQMVSSALGAGGVLLALLVPFPAAYVHMRFGAQLGGGVVAATTLLLAVTGDPAASLGYFLQFGLASFLLPLLLRRLWPWDRAVILTTLSLVVLAAMALGLYAGSKGISVKQIAADYVQKEVDQALQVYQQSEVTPQQTAELEQMLRGLEDFLLQAYPALAITVTWGILLLLVYLLSRFSRGRYAIPGPPFHLWKASPLLVWILIGGGFGVVLFNGLIDVVSLNLLAVVLPIYFLQGLAIVSYFFIRKNISTGFRVMGYLLIFFLNPLPMVVTGFGIFDLWADFRKPKIKET
- the rpsR gene encoding 30S ribosomal protein S18, with amino-acid sequence MAIEKPAGRRPAGAGAPRRRFVRRKGCRFCADKTMKIDYKEIRTLRYFISERGKIVPRRISGNCAEHQRKVCEAIKRARNIALLPFTAGHAID
- the rplI gene encoding 50S ribosomal protein L9, which gives rise to MEIILTENVENLGNIGDLVKVKPGYARNYLVPRGLAMEANTRNIKELEHQKRQMARKMEKITDAANLLKGKIEAATCVISHRAGEEGKLYGAVTTMEIEAKLKEAGIEIDRKKIQLDEPIKTLGTHEVPVKLQAGIVATIKVNVVAAE
- a CDS encoding sigma-54 dependent transcriptional regulator — encoded protein: MPIRRILVADDEESIRWVLSKALSKKGLTVDLAADGQEALSLFRQHHYDLAILDIKMPEISGLELLSRFLAEKPATLVIIMTAENSMKNAVDAMKGGAYDYITKPFDLDALDATIMKAEKASTVTDEVHRLRDELKDHYKVDRTIIGKSRAMQETYKILGKIAPSDVTVLITGESGTGKELMARAIHFNSSRLGKPFVAINCAAIPRDLLESELFGFEKGAFTGAVERKTGKFEQANGGTIFLDEIGDMPLDLQAKLLRVLQEKEITRMGGTTPIAIDVRIVAATNQDLNARVQAREFREDLFYRLNVVPLHLSPLRERKDDIPLLAEFFIGRSREEFGVSTQGCTTEALSLLQGHNWPGNVRELENAIKRAVLLSPDPLLTPADFSFLAPTGPEEDNGNSLETLIANKLRSALFQVEVHELNNLYEMVLHQMERPLIRIVLEKCRGNQVKAADILGINRNTLRKKIQTLEIDVKKD
- the dnaB gene encoding replicative DNA helicase; its protein translation is MDKLPSHRLPPQYLEGEMSVLGGILLENQALNKALEILVPDDFYRESHRKIFKTLIDLSERGEPADLVTLSAALQQNGELDAVGGGSYLATLVDYVPTAANITYYCRLVKEKAMARHLIEVATEIATRGYEGGDMESTLDWAEKSIFDITGMKTRPSYFSTKEILKDTFKAIEKLYDRKELVTGVPTGFLDLDQMTAGLQGGDLIIIAARPSMGKTAFVLNLVENAAVHAKTVTPSIVFSLEMSKEQLVQRMLCSIAKVDASRLRTGHLGDSDWPKLTNGAGFLSEAPIYIDDTPAISILELRAKCRRLKADKGLGLIVVDYLQLMRGHNAENRQQEISEISRSLKALAKELNVPVIALSQLNRSLENRTDKRPIMADLRESGAIEQDADVIMFIYREAVYCEACKKRDNSCEKGHEKDAEIVIGKQRNGPIGTVHLTFRGEYTRFENQTRRDDGA